Genomic window (Chondrocystis sp. NIES-4102):
AAATTCAACGCCATCTCGAAAACAAATTTATCTTTGGGGCGCAATTCCTGTCTTATTGATTGCAGCGATCGCTCTTATAACTTCAATTGTCAAAGATCCTACAACTTCAAATATAAATCCATCTGCCAAATCTCAATCCTCATCGGAGATTCCACAGTTAGATGATATAATACCTCCCCAACTCCCAAAAACAAACATAAAAGCAATAAGGAAGTCAGAAACATCTGAATTAACCTCTCAAGAAAGATTGCCACCTCCGCCTTCAGTGGATACTCCAAAACCTAAACCTAATATTCCCGATCCTGCTGATTATCCTTTAGCTGAAATTGCTAGGGAGTCAGGATTAAAAAGTACAGTTAAACAAGCAAATAATGCTACAGAAAAAAGTAATTCAATAATTACAATTCCAACAGAAACTATTAATAATTATGATGAGCTTGAAAATAGTCCACAATTAGAAGCTGAAAATCAAGAAGTAGCTAAGTTAGATAATGTACCTAATGAATCATTAACCCAGTCTGATCAATTACAAGAAGTAAAAACTTATTTTCAAGGGAAATGGCAACCGCCAAGCACATTAACGCAAAGTTTAGAATATCGTTTAGAACTTAATAAAGATGGTTCAATTAAACGTGTCATTCCTTTAGGTAAAGCTTCAGAATTATACCTTGATCAAACTAATATCCCCTTGCAAGGAGAATCATTTATTTCCCCCTTAACAGAATCACAAACATTAACGATTCGTTTACTATTAAATCCTGATGGTGGGGTACAAACTTTTACAGAATAGATTAATAGTTTTAATAACTCTCAATTGAAATTACGTCACTTAAACTATTTGGCTATATTACTTCTACTAAAAAAGCATCAGATGAGATAGCATCTAAAAGAGATTTTGGGAAGATAATATGGCAAAACAAAAAGTCGGTTTATTATTTGGTGGTTGCTCAGGAGAACATGAAGTATCAATTACTTCTGCAAGAGCGATCGCTTCTGCTTTGCAACAAGGAGATAATCAAGCTAAATATGATGTTTTACCCGTATATATAGATAAAAATGGTACATGGCAAGCTAGTAATTTGGCTCAACAAGTTCTAGAATCAGGAAAGCCTTTACTACCTCAAACAACTACAGTTGATAATCACCAAAATAATCTCGCTGTTACAGGTTTCTCTTCCTTAACTTCTGTAGGACAAAATTTTAGCTATTCTGAAATTGATGTTTGGTTTCCCATTTTACACGGCCCAAACGGCGAAGATGGTACAGTTCAAGGTTTATTAAGTTTAATGAAAGTTCCCTTTGTGGGTTCGGGTGTACTAGGTTCAGCCTTGGGTATGGATAAAATTGCTATGAAAATGGCATTTACCCAAGCAGGTTTACCTCAAGTAAAATATGTTGCGGTGAATCGATCGCAAGTGTATTCTAACCCCTGTGTTTTTCCTAAACTTTGTGATGATATTGAGGCGCAGTTGGATTATCCTTGTTTCGTTAAACCTGCTAACCTAGGTTCATCAGTTGGTATTGCTAAAGTGCGATCGCGCTCTGAATTGGAAGAAGCATTGGATAATGCTGCAAGTTATGATCGTCGTATTGTTGTAGAGGCTGGAGTTAAAGCTAGAGAAGTTGAATGTGCTGTATTAGGTAATGATCATCCTCAAGCTTCGATAGTGGGAGAGATTACCTTTGATAGTGATTTTTATGATTATGAAACTAAATATACTGAAGGATTAGCTCAATTACATATTCCTGCGGATTTACCTGCTGATATTATTGATCAGATTCAAGCAATGGCAATTAAAGCTTTTCTTGCGGTAGATGCAGCAGGGCTTGCGAGGGTTGATTTCTTTTATGTTGAAGAGACAGGGGAAGTCTTAATTAATGAGATTAACACTATCCCTGGTTTTACTTCTACTAGTATGTATCCTCGTCTTTGGGGAGCAACTGGTATAGATTTTCCGCAACTAGTTGATCGCTTAATTAAACTGGCTTTAGAAAGATATCAAGAACAAATGAACTAAAGTTAACTTAATTTACCTGAAGCTATATTTATACCATTTCTCTTTAAAGTTGTATTTAATATGTTGATTATCAAAGTTAAATCTCATTTAAAGCATTTTCCTAGAGAATTGGTATTGGCGGTTTGATTCGCATAGAAACTATTAAAAGTATTGTTGATTCTTTTTTAGCTTCTGCTGGGTACTTATTCAACTTCCATTAATTGTTTTTATTAGCTTTTAGCTGTTAGCTTCTTAGTTAGTAACTCAGTCTTTACTCCCATTACCTACTACCTACTACAAGCGTGCCTACTACAAGCGTGCCTAGTGCCTAGTACCTGACTTTTATGATCGCGCTTACCACTGCCGTATTGTAGGCAATTACATATATACTACTTACTAATAATTAATAACAGGTTGTTGAAATCTATAAATATCTCGAATAGTTCTAACCCAACCTTCAGCAAGAGATTCTAAAATGCGATCGCCTTTCTCCTTTGTTGCAACAGTAGCATCTCCCATCACACCACTTTTACTCAATTCTTTAGTTAACCAAGCAAAAGGTAATTTTCCTTCCATATCCAATAAACTATCAACGGGTAAACCTTGGGGATATTCCTTCACAGCCTCACTCATGTTAACTTGTTCTGGTAGTAAAGATAGCAACAAGCTAGTTTCTGCATCTCCCGCATGAATACCATATTCTTGTTCCTCTTTTGTTAATAAGTCGCCAACAATATGAGGTACACGCCAAGTAAATAAAGGGAAGACAGAAAAATCAGGATGCTCTTGATGGATATCTCTAGCAGCTATCTCCATGATTTGTGGTTGTCCACCGTGGGAGTTCATTAGTACTAGCTTACGAAAACCTGAACGATAGATACTAATTGCCATCTCTTGAATTACTGCTAAAAGAGTTGTGGCACTAAGGGTAATAGTTCCAGGAAAACCAGAATGTTCATTTGATTTACCATAATATAAACAAGGTAGAGCATAAGCTGGAATATCAGAATCTAATTGTGATAATGCTTTGCCCAAAACTCCTAAGCTAATTGCTGAGTCTACGGCGACAGGTAAATGAGGGCCATGTTGCTCAATTGCGCCAATTGGTTGGATAATCACTACATTCTCTTTACTCGGCATTTGCTCTATTGCTTTCCAAGATAAATAGGGAAAATAGCGTTGAGGAGGAATAAAGCCGTGCATCATAGAGGTTTGGTGATTTAAAATTTTGAGGTTGATCGTATCATCATTTGTAGCTGGAGGCGAGCAACTCCAAATACCTACAGTGGTTAAATTCAACAATCACAACTGTATGTAACAAACGTTATAATTGCCTAGATAACTTTTGGGTTCAATTACTCGGATATATATAATTAATGTTAGTACTAAAAAACTTATTACGCTTGCTAGCTGCTTCTACTAGTTTAATTGTTTTATTATTATCTACTAATCCTGCATTAGCGTTTGAGCAAAACGACTTGTCAGATGTTGCTATTAACCAGCCTAAATTAGAAATAATCAATTTAAGCATTGATAGTCCCATTTTACAGTTAACAAACCAATCAAATAATACCTCAGTAGAACATTTAGGTTGTAATTGCGCAGTTTGTCTTCAAGGTATAAGACAGTAAGAGGCTAGTACAGTAGCAAGTAAAGATGTAATTATTAATCACTATTATCAGTAATTAGTTTACCTGATGCTTGATTTAACTAAAATAGCAGGACAAATTCCTGGTATTAGTCAACATTTACATAAAGAGGCGATCGCGTCGCGTCAAAGATTAGAGTCTGCCCAGCAATTACAACAAATAGCAGCCAACCGACAGACAGAATTAATTCAAATTCAGACCGATTTTAGCGATCGCCTTTTATTTGCTGCTGCTACTCCTATTGAACCTCTGGATCAATGTTTTTTTATCTCACCCGCCCCTTATAGCCATAGTGTATTTGCTACCGATGGTTCACAAATTGCTCCATCTCATCATGAAATTGCCTATTGTTATCTGATTAATATTGGTCAGATCATGCTTCACTACGGGCAGAGTCTGCATCCCTTATTAGATAGTGTGCCAGAAGTATATTATAAAACTGAAGATCTTTATATCTCTAAACAGTGGGGTATTCGTTTAGAAGAATGGATGGGTTATTTACGCACAGTTTCAGAAGCAGAAACCTTGGCAGAAATGGCTTGTAATTGGGTTTTGCCTCCAGGAGAACATCATGATATACCCAATTTAGCTTTAATAGATGGTTCTTTAATTTACTGGTTTTTAGATGGGTTACCTACTGAAGCTAGAGATAAAATTTTATCTCCCATTCTAGCTGCTAATGAAAGACTAAGAAAAACCAACATTCCCATGATAGGTTATGTAAGTGCATCTCGTAGCACTGAAGGTTTAAACTTTTTTCGCTTACAAAGCTGTATTCATAATCATCCCAATTGTGTTGTTCATTGTGGAGATATGGCAGATAAATATCCCTGTCAAAAGTTTGAAGCGTTAAGAGATGCAACCTTTTGGGCAAGTCAATTGCAACCTGGGCAGAGAAGTCCTTTGTATCGTAGTAATTTACGTATTTTAGACCATTATCAGGACTTACAAAAAATCTATTTTTGCTATCTTAATGTAGGTACTGAAATTGCCCGCTTAGAAATTCCTGCTTGGGTAGTAGAAGATAAAGATCTTTTAGATCAGTCCTTAAGTATTGTCATGGCACAAGTCCAAAAAGGTTATGGTTATCCCGTCGCCCTAGCGGAAGCCCATAATCAAGCAGTAGTTAGAGGTAGCGATCGCGCTCGTTTTTTTGCCCTTTTAGAACAGCAATTGATTAAAGCTGGTTTACGTAATGTTGGCACATCCTATAAAGAGGCTCGTAAGCGGGGTAGTATTGCCTAATAATTAATCAAAAAGAATAAAGATTTAACACAAGCTATCGCTTTACTTTACAATCATTTGTTACAATTACTGGCGATAAAGTTAAGATGTAAAACATTTCTTCATTGAGCCAACAATCATTAGATACAATAACTATTAGTGATCCCAGTCTCGATACACTGACTCAAGAGCTAGCTGTTATCCAGCAAATTAGTTCTAGGCGAATCGCTCTATTAGGTTCTCGTCATGTACCGATTATGCATCAGCAGCTAATTGAAATGATGAGCTATGCTTTAGTTTTAGCAGGTAACCGTTTACTTACTTCTGGAGCTATCGGGACTAATTCTGCTGCAATTAAAGGGGCAATGCGCGCTGATTCCAATTTATTGACGGTAATTTTGCCTCAAAGTTTATCTCGTCAACCCCAAGAGTCGAGAAATCAACTAGAAAAAGTTGTTCATTTAATCGAAAACACTAAAAATGATCATCTATCTTTAGGTGAAGCAAGTGCTTTATGCAATAGCGAAATTATTTCCCGTTGTGATCAATTGATTTGCTTTGCTTTTCACGATAGCAATACTCTCTTGCAAACTTGTCAAGAAGCCGAAGAGCAACGTAAAATAGTTACTCTTTTTTATTTTGATTAGAAATACAAACAGCTAATTTTAATTGAATAGAACCTGTGTAGAATTAATGTATATCCTAATTCTCTAGTTGTTCTTTTTTATAGATTTAAAGAGCAGTATGGTATATAAAAAATTGTTAATATTTTAGCTATGATCAAGCACACTATTTCCGTTTTAGTGGAAGACGAGGCAGGAGTTTTAACGCGCATTGCTGGTTTATTCGCCCGTCGTGGATTTAATATTGAAAGTTTAGCAGTCGGCCCTGCTGAACAGTTAGGTATCTCGCGTATTACTATGGTTGTACCAGGAGATGAACAAATTGTTGAACAGTTAATTAAACAACTGTACAAATTAATTAGTGTGTTAAAGGTACAGGATATTAGTCAGCAACCGTGTGTAGAAAGGGAATTAATGCTGATTAAAGTTAATGCTACTGCTTCTAGTCGGGCGGAAGTAATTCAATTGGCACAAATTTTTCGCGCTCGAATTGTCGATCTTTCGGAAGAAACTCTTACCATTGAGGTGGTAGGTGATCCAGGTAAAATTGTAGCAATTATTCAGATGTTAAATAAATTTGGGATTCGTGAAATTGCTCGCACTGGTAAAATTGCACTGATTAGGGAATCTAAAGTTAATACTGAGTATTTAAAATCTTTAGAAGCTAAGATTACGTTATAAATCATCAAATTTTCAAGGGCGTGTCGCTATTTATTTGTAAGACTGCCCTGTCTTTATTTTTTTGATTAGTAATTAGTTAGTTTGATATCAAAATTAAAAGCTAATTAATTTATTTGTCTAATTATCAAATATTTATAGTATGTATATTATCACTAGATAATATTAGAACATTTTTTAGCTTTTCACTGTCTGCTGTCTGGTAAATATAACCCAATAATCACCCGAATTATCAAGCAACTAATCTTTTATAGCTATATCATTTCGATATATAGAATTAACCACTACAACATTCTAATAAAGATAATTGCCTGAGCGTAATAAAATTTTGTTCCAATAATATTTGTTCTAAATTAACTTCAGTTTCTAATAAACAAGCATGACCACTTAAAGGCAATACAGTCATTTTAGCGTTGGGTAAAATATTTACTAGCTTTTGAGCTTCCTCTACAGAAGGTAATAGACCATCTGAATCACCAGCTATAAGCAAACTAGGCATATTTAAAGTGCGTAGTTGTTCATCTGTAACCTTAAAATCTCTCAAAAGAGATAAACGCCAACTAATTACCTGGGGAGGTAAAGACTTCATATGAATCAAAAGATTTTGGCGATCGCACTCTGTAATACGATTTAGTCTTACTAAAAAAGGTAGTAGCCCAGCAGCAGAATAACGATGTACCCAAGTTGGTAACCAAGGGGCTATATCCGCACCTAAACCTAAAATTGGTAACTGATGATAACAAGAAGCAGGATTTACTAAAATTAGTTTTTTAACCAAATCAGGGGCTGCTATAGCTGTCTTTAGGGCTAAACAACCTCCAAATGATTCGCCACATACGTATACTTCTTGATTCTTCTTATTGCTTAATTCCGATTCAATCAATTTAACAGTATCTCTAGCTAAATGCTGCCAAGTACTATAATTATTTGATTCAATTTTTAAACAACGTAGATCAAAATGAGTTTTTAACCCATCTGCTTGATTTTGAAATAATGCACCTGTCCCATCCATTCCAGGCAAATAAACAAATAAAGGTGCATCGGAATTAATTTGTCTTGGTTCAATGAAATCTACACTAGAAGCAAAATTCATAAATAACTTTATCTTATGTTAAATAGAAAACTTAAAACTTAAAATTCCTTAATATTGATTATTATCTAATTTTTAAGTATTTAGGTAGGTTTCGTAATATTTTTCTTTATATTTACTACATATTTACAATTCCATCAATAATATATTGCCTCTTGTAATAAATTACTAATTTCTGTTTGGCAATATTGAGTGAGATCTGTAGCTAAACTTTTAGCGTGTTTCCCTTTATAGTCTTGTCTTTTAGCAGTGTTAATTAAATAGGGACGACCGATGAGCACTTGCACATCATGATAAATCAACATCGGATGTAAACCCTGACGTTTAAAAAAAGGTTCATTTTGGTCAAACTGCGCCAACCAGCGAATAGGAATACTAGGATATATTGTCTCGGATTTTGAAGCGATCGCAATCGGTAAGACAGCTAATTCAGCCACAGGCATCTGTAAAGCCAAGTGAGCAAATCCACGCTGAAACTCTCCAATTTCATGGGGTGCTGTAGGTTCAATCATCGGTCTTGTCCCTTCGGGAAATAAACCTATCCACTGTCTAGCGGTTAATAATGAACTAGCTGTTTGAAAAAAATGCTTTTGTCTTTGTTTAGCTTCAGCTAGAGGGATGCAGCCTAAAGAATCTACTATTTCTCGCACCATAGGGGTTTGCCCCATATAATGATGACAAGCAATACGTAAAGAATAGGGTATAGCCTTGATTAATATCGGCGCATCAAGAAAACTACGATGATTGCTAATTACAATTGTGGGCAAATCTTGAGGAATGCGATCGCTATGACATACAGTGAAATCAAGATTAAGTCCTGATATCAAACTCTGAGCAATTAAATTGGGTGTAAAAGATAACATTAAAGTATAATTTTTGCTAAATCAATGCAATACCTTGAAAAGCATACATAGGCTACCAAAGGAGGCTAGTTTTTTGTAGAAAACAATGCTTAATATTTAACAAAAATTTCAGGTTTTCCTGCTTGACAAAAGTTATATTAAAGCAAAATTCGCTCATAAAAATATTATTGGGACTACCTAGCCAAGTTTGTTAACGAACTAGACAAATTATTAAGTATTTTCCCGAACTAAAATGTAAAACCATGTTGTAATTAATACTGTTGATGGAACGTTTTTTTACCAAGGTTCTCTAACTTACTAAAACACCTAGTATTTAGAGAAAGAAAGAAAATCGAATGTGGCACATTGCACGTCAATATATAGAATATTGCTATCGAACCCAAAAGTCTATAAGATTTATATCCTTAAAGTTTGAGCAATTTTTCCTTTAATTTAAATGAATACCTCCTCTAATAACCATAAATTTGCTTTAACTACTCCCTTATACTACGTTAATGATGTCCCTCATATTGGTAGTGCTTACACTACTATTGTGGCAGATGCAGCAGCTAGATTTCAGCGTTTACAGGGTAAATCTGTCCTATTTATTACGGGTACAGATGAACACGGACAAAAAATTCAGCGCACGGCAGCAGAACAAAATTTAGAACCCCAAATACATTGCGATCGCATTGTAGCTAGTTTTAAATCTTTGTGGGATAAACTTAACATCAAATATGATCGCTTTAGTCGTACTACTGCCTCTGATCATCAAGCAATTGTTAATCAATTTTTTGATCTTGTTTGGCAACAGGGCGATATTTATCTTGATCGTCAACAGGGTTGGTATTGTGTCGCCTGTGAAGAGTTTAAAGAGGAAAAAGATTTAATTGCCGATCATCATTGTGCTATTCATACCAATAGACAAGCAGAATGGCGTGATGAAGAAAATTATTTTTTTCGTCTCTCTAAATATCAGCAGCAGTTAGAAGCATTATATGAATCTAACCCAGATTTTATTCAACCAGTCAGTCGGCGTAATGAAATTCTTAACTTTGTTAAACAAGGTTTAATAGATTTTTCAATTTCTCGTCTGAATATGAACTGGGGTTTTCCCATACCCGTTGACGAAAAACATACTATTTATGTCTGGTTTGATGCTCTTTTAGGTTATATTACAGCCCTGTTAGAACCTGGACAAGAACCTACTTTAGATAACGCTTTATCTCAGTGGTGGCCGATTAATTTACATTTAATAGGTAAAGATATATTACGTTTTCATGCAGTTTATTGGCCAGCTATGTTAGCTTCTGCTGGTTTACCCTTACCAGAACAAGTATTTGGTCATGGTTTTTTAACTAAAGATGGACTCAAAATGGGTAAAACTTTAGGTAACACTATCGATCCTTTTGATTTAGTAGATAGATATAGTGCAGATGCTGTACGCTATTACTTTTTAAAAGAAATTGAACTGGGTAAGGATGGCGATTTTAATGAAACTCGTTTTATTAATGTGCTTAATGCCGATTTAGCCAATGATTTAGGTAATTTGCTTAACCGTACCCTGGGAATGCTAAATAAGTATTGTCAAGGACAGCCACCGCAATTAACTAGTGCTGATTACAGTTTAGACCATCCACTAAAAAGTATTGGTATTCATCTGGGCGATCGCGTAACTCAAGCTTATGAAAAACTGCAATTTAGTCAAGGTTGTGAAGAAATATTGATGCTAGTGCGCTCAAGCAATAAATATATTGATGACAGTGCGCCCTGGAGTTTATTTAAACAAGGACAACAAGCCCAAGTAGAACAAATTTTATATGCTGTTTTAGAGTCGGTGCGTTTATCTGCCTATTTGTTATCGCCCATTGTCCCAGATCTTAGTACTAAAATTTATCAGCAATTAGGGTTTGATTGGGATTTTAAT
Coding sequences:
- the ddl gene encoding D-alanyl-alanine synthetase A — encoded protein: MAKQKVGLLFGGCSGEHEVSITSARAIASALQQGDNQAKYDVLPVYIDKNGTWQASNLAQQVLESGKPLLPQTTTVDNHQNNLAVTGFSSLTSVGQNFSYSEIDVWFPILHGPNGEDGTVQGLLSLMKVPFVGSGVLGSALGMDKIAMKMAFTQAGLPQVKYVAVNRSQVYSNPCVFPKLCDDIEAQLDYPCFVKPANLGSSVGIAKVRSRSELEEALDNAASYDRRIVVEAGVKAREVECAVLGNDHPQASIVGEITFDSDFYDYETKYTEGLAQLHIPADLPADIIDQIQAMAIKAFLAVDAAGLARVDFFYVEETGEVLINEINTIPGFTSTSMYPRLWGATGIDFPQLVDRLIKLALERYQEQMN
- a CDS encoding putative creatininase, whose amino-acid sequence is MMHGFIPPQRYFPYLSWKAIEQMPSKENVVIIQPIGAIEQHGPHLPVAVDSAISLGVLGKALSQLDSDIPAYALPCLYYGKSNEHSGFPGTITLSATTLLAVIQEMAISIYRSGFRKLVLMNSHGGQPQIMEIAARDIHQEHPDFSVFPLFTWRVPHIVGDLLTKEEQEYGIHAGDAETSLLLSLLPEQVNMSEAVKEYPQGLPVDSLLDMEGKLPFAWLTKELSKSGVMGDATVATKEKGDRILESLAEGWVRTIRDIYRFQQPVINY
- the ilvN gene encoding acetolactate synthase small subunit, whose product is MIKHTISVLVEDEAGVLTRIAGLFARRGFNIESLAVGPAEQLGISRITMVVPGDEQIVEQLIKQLYKLISVLKVQDISQQPCVERELMLIKVNATASSRAEVIQLAQIFRARIVDLSEETLTIEVVGDPGKIVAIIQMLNKFGIREIARTGKIALIRESKVNTEYLKSLEAKITL
- a CDS encoding alpha/beta fold family hydrolase, which translates into the protein MNFASSVDFIEPRQINSDAPLFVYLPGMDGTGALFQNQADGLKTHFDLRCLKIESNNYSTWQHLARDTVKLIESELSNKKNQEVYVCGESFGGCLALKTAIAAPDLVKKLILVNPASCYHQLPILGLGADIAPWLPTWVHRYSAAGLLPFLVRLNRITECDRQNLLIHMKSLPPQVISWRLSLLRDFKVTDEQLRTLNMPSLLIAGDSDGLLPSVEEAQKLVNILPNAKMTVLPLSGHACLLETEVNLEQILLEQNFITLRQLSLLECCSG
- a CDS encoding phospholipid/glycerol acyltransferase; this encodes MLSFTPNLIAQSLISGLNLDFTVCHSDRIPQDLPTIVISNHRSFLDAPILIKAIPYSLRIACHHYMGQTPMVREIVDSLGCIPLAEAKQRQKHFFQTASSLLTARQWIGLFPEGTRPMIEPTAPHEIGEFQRGFAHLALQMPVAELAVLPIAIASKSETIYPSIPIRWLAQFDQNEPFFKRQGLHPMLIYHDVQVLIGRPYLINTAKRQDYKGKHAKSLATDLTQYCQTEISNLLQEAIYY
- the metS gene encoding methionyl-tRNA synthetase, translated to MNTSSNNHKFALTTPLYYVNDVPHIGSAYTTIVADAAARFQRLQGKSVLFITGTDEHGQKIQRTAAEQNLEPQIHCDRIVASFKSLWDKLNIKYDRFSRTTASDHQAIVNQFFDLVWQQGDIYLDRQQGWYCVACEEFKEEKDLIADHHCAIHTNRQAEWRDEENYFFRLSKYQQQLEALYESNPDFIQPVSRRNEILNFVKQGLIDFSISRLNMNWGFPIPVDEKHTIYVWFDALLGYITALLEPGQEPTLDNALSQWWPINLHLIGKDILRFHAVYWPAMLASAGLPLPEQVFGHGFLTKDGLKMGKTLGNTIDPFDLVDRYSADAVRYYFLKEIELGKDGDFNETRFINVLNADLANDLGNLLNRTLGMLNKYCQGQPPQLTSADYSLDHPLKSIGIHLGDRVTQAYEKLQFSQGCEEILMLVRSSNKYIDDSAPWSLFKQGQQAQVEQILYAVLESVRLSAYLLSPIVPDLSTKIYQQLGFDWDFNQHDGNLTTAATTFSTHCQWGKLSTNTILGKASPVFAKLDLPSEA